The following proteins are co-located in the Triticum aestivum cultivar Chinese Spring chromosome 1A, IWGSC CS RefSeq v2.1, whole genome shotgun sequence genome:
- the LOC123181367 gene encoding dolabradiene monooxygenase-like, whose amino-acid sequence MEDAYVVVYLGIALLSLLAVLAGRRRWGARGDGGHGLRLPPGPWQLPVIGSLHHLVLAGQLPHRAMCDLARRHGPAMLLRLGEVPTVVVSSREGAREVMKTHDKAFAMRPVSATMRVLTSGGRDIVFAPYGDYWRQLRKIAVVELFTARRVRSFRAIREEEVAAALRGVGEAAAAARPVEMRALLAALVADSTVRAVIGDRCRERDALLRELDRSMQLAAGFNPADLWPSWRLAARLGGAKECHDTVHRILDGIVKEHLERMDGGEDLLDVLLSIRKEGGLQFPLDMDAIKSVIMDILGAGSETAATTLEWAMAELVKNPRAMHKATAEVRGAFHACGTVSEQDLRELTYLRLVIWETLRLHPPLPLLFRECQEACQVLGYDVPRGTQVLVNAWALGRDERYWPDAPEEFWPERFKGEAAVADFGGVDFGFLPFGAGRRMCPGMAFGLANVELPLASLLFHFDWQRPGPRSAKLNMTEAFGLTARRKDQLLLQPVLRVPILGV is encoded by the exons ATGGAGGACGCCTACGTCGTCGTCTACCTCGGCATAGCTCTCTTGTCGCTGCTCGCCGTGCTTGCGGGCCGCAGGCGCTGGGGGGCGCGGGGTGATGGTGGCCACGGCCTGCGCCTCCCGCCGGGGCCGTGGCAGCTGCCGGTGATCGGGAGCCTGCACCACCTCGTCCTGGCCGGGCAGCTACCTCACCGCGCGATGTGTGACCTggcgcgacgccacgggccggccATGCTGCTCCGGCTCGGCGAGGTGCCCACGGTGGTGGTGTCCTCCCGGGAGGGGGCGCGCGAGGTGATGAAGACCCACGACAAGGCGTTCGCGATGCGGCCCGTGAGCGCCACCATGCGCGTGCTCACCAGCGGCGGCCGCGACATCGTGTTCGCGCCCTACGGGGACTACTGGCGCCAGCTCCGGAAGATCGCCGTCGTGGAGCTCTTCACCGCGCGCCGCGTCCGCTCCTTCCGCGCCATCCGcgaggaggaggtcgccgcagCGCTCCGCGGCGTCGGCGAGGCCGCGGCGGCCGCGCGCCCCGTGGAGATGCGCGCGCTGCTGGCCGCGCTCGTGGCGGACAGCACGGTGCGCGCCGTGATTGGCGACCGGTGCAGGGAGCGCGACGCGCTCCTCCGGGAGCTCGACCGCTCCATGCAGCTCGCGGCGGGGTTCAACCCGGCCGACCTGTGGCCTTCGTGGCGGCTCGCCGCGCGGCTCGGCGGCGCCAAGGAGTGCCACGACACCGTGCACCGCATTCTCGACGGCATCGTCAAGGAGCACCTGGAGAGGATGGACGGCGGCGAGGACCTGCTTGACGTGCTGCTGAGTATCCGGAAGGAAGGTGGCCTCCAGTTTCCGCTCGACATGGACGCCATCAAATCCGTCATCATG GACATATTAGGCGCAGGGAGTGAAACAGCAGCTACGACGCTGGAATGGGCCATGGCAGAGCTGGTCAAGAACCCGAGGGCCATGCACAAGGCGACGGCCGAGGTGCGGGGAGCCTTCCATGCTTGCGGCACTGTGTCCGAGCAAGATCTAAGAGAGCTCACATACCTACGCCTGGTCATTTGGGAGACATTGCGGCTGCACCCGCCCCTACCGCTATTGTTCCGCGAGTGCCAGGAAGCGTGCCAGGTGCTGGGGTACGACGTGCCGCGGGGCACCCAGGTGCTGGTCAATGCCTGGGCGCTGGGCCGAGACGAGCGCTACTGGCCCGACGCGCCCGAGGAGTTCTGGCCGGAAAGGTTCaagggggaggcggcggtggccgactTCGGGGGCGTCGACTTCGGGTTCCTGCCTTTCGGCGCCGGCCGCAGGATGTGCCCTGGGATGGCGTTCGGCCTCGCCAACGTAGAGCTCCCGCTCGCGAGCTTGCTCTTCCACTTCGATTGGCAGCGGCCAGGACCACGCTCGGCGAAGCTCAACATGACCGAGGCATTCGGCCTCACCGCGAGGCGGAAGGACCAACTCTTGTTGCAGCCTGTCCTTCGGGTGCCTATTCTCGGAGTCTAG
- the LOC123181362 gene encoding desmethyl-deoxy-podophyllotoxin synthase, translating to MEDTFITVCLAVALVSLLIMIAGRRRWGARGDGLRMAPGPWQLPVIGSLHHLVLAGQLPHRAMRDLSRRYGPAVLLQLGQVKTLVVSSREGAREVMKNHDTMFATRPLSTTMRVLSYGGQDIVFAPYGEYWRQLRKIAVSELFTARRVLSFRAIREEEVATAVRAVDEAAAATRPVEMRAVLSTLVTDSTARAVIGDRCKERDAFLRELDRIVQLASGFNLADMWPSSRLAAWLSGAEECRHTLYTMLDGIVEEHLQRMDGGGDHAEDLLDVLLKIQKEGGLKFPIHMDAVKAIILDVFSAGSETTTTTIEWAISELMNNPMAMQKATTEVRQAFQASGTVAEHALSELTYLRFVIRETLRLHPPLPLLFRECQEPCQVQGYDVQQGTQVLVNAWALGRDERYWPDAPEEFRPERFEEEAAKADFGGGDFAFLPFGAGRRMCPGMAFGLAGVELPLASMLFHFDWKPPGPGSAELDMTETFGLTARRTDQLLLRPVLRVPIPGV from the exons ATGGAGGACACCTTCATCACGGTCTGCCTCGCCGTAGCTCTCGTTTCGCTGCTCATCATGATTGCGGGCCGCCGGCGCTGGGGGGCGCGTGGCGACGGCCTGCGTATGGCGCCTGGGCCGTGGCAGCTGCCGGTGATCGGCAGCCTGCACCACCTCGTCCTAGCCGGGCAGCTCCCTCACCGCGCGATGCGCGACCTgtcgcgacgctacgggccggccGTGCTGCTCCAGCTCGGCCAGGTGAAGACGCTGGTGGTGTCCTCCCGGGAGGGGGCGCGCGAGGTGATGAAGAACCACGACACCATGTTCGCCACGCGGCCCCTCAGCACCACCATGCGCGTGCTCTCCTACGGCGGCCAGGACATCGTCTTCGCGCCCTACGGGGAGTACTGGCGCCAGCTCCGCAAGATCGCCGTGTCCGAGCTCTTCACAGCGCGCCGCGTCCTCTCGTTCCGCGCCATCCGCGAGGAGGAGGTCGCCACAGCGGTCCGCGCCGTAGACGAGGCCGCTGCGGCCACGCGCCCCGTGGAGATGCGCGCGGTGCTGTCCACGCTCGTGACGGACAGCACGGCGCGCGCCGTTATAGGCGACCGGTGCAAGGAGCGCGACGCGTTCCTCCGGGAGCTCGACCGCATCGTGCAGCTCGCGTCGGGGTTCAACCTGGCCGACATGTGGCCGTCGTCACGGCTTGCTGCGTGGCTCAGTGGAGCCGAGGAGTGCCGCCACACCCTGTACACCATGCTCGACGGCATCGTTGAGGAGCACCTGCAGAGGatggacggcggcggagaccacgccGAGGACCTGCTCGACGTGCTGCTCAAGATCCAGAAGGAGGGTGGTCTCAAGTTTCCCATCCACATGGACGCCGTCAAAGCCATCATCTTG GACGTATTCTCCGCGGGCAGTGAAACAACAACTACGACAATTGAGTGGGCCATATCAGAGCTGATGAACAACCCGATGGCCATGCAGAAGGCGACAACTGAGGTGCGACAAGCCTTCCAAGCCAGTGGAACCGTGGCCGAGCACGCCCTAAGCGAGCTCACATACCTACGCTTCGTCATTCGAGAGACGTTGCGACTGCACCCGCCCCTGCCGTTGTTGTTCCGCGAGTGCCAGGAACCGTGCCAAGTGCAGGGATACGACGTGCAGCAGGGCACGCAGGTGTTGGTCAATGCTTGGGCGCTAGGCCGCGACGAGCGCTATTGGCCCGACGCGCCTGAGGAGTTTCGACCGGAACGGTTCGAGGAAGAAGCAGCAAAGGCAGACTTTGGGGGTGGTGACTTTGCGTTCTTGCCGTTTGGCGCCGGCCGCAGGATGTGCCCTGGGATggcgtttggcctcgccggcgtcgagctcccGCTTGCAAGCATGCTCTTCCActttgactggaaaccaccagggCCAGGCTCGGCGGAGCTCGACATGACAGAGACGTTCGGCCTCACCGCACGGCGGACGGACCAGCTCCTGTTGCGCCCTGTCCTTCGCGTACCTATTCCCGGAGTCTAG